DNA from Apis cerana isolate GH-2021 linkage group LG13, AcerK_1.0, whole genome shotgun sequence:
gatgaatttatataaaattctacgataagtttatcatttatatgagAACGATGTAGAGTCATTCACACgtttaataagattattaaacgCACAATTGCATGTATTAAAGAGACGATGATAGAgatgataaaatgatacaaGAATTGTTGACAGATGTGAAACTTGGCTGCGATTATACGAACCAGCAATATACATTGctgaaatttgtttcaaacTTATACCAGCCAACTTGTGATTCTTCTGAATAAATCGGAACAGGAAATATTGCTTTCAGCTAAATTCtgattcaaatatatcatatttataaacctATCATACttcttttgtattaattttcctATGGAatcaaaaaggaaagaataaaataaaattttatacttttaaaattaatgaatacgTTATGATCATGAACATGGCAGATAATAAGTTGTTGAAAGAACGAGTAGGTGTGTCTGTAAGATCATGTTACCCGAACGACACTCCTCTCACAGGTTCTGCAATATGTTACGTTGCCAGAAAGCTGACACTTTTAAACGAACGAGTCAGCCAAAATGTTTGTTAATTTTACGCTTAATTGGTGCCACAATCGACAGCGCTGAGGTAGGAAAGATGTAAATTATCGGTTCGTTCGAACGTGTCAACCGCAGAACAAGACGGTAGAGATATTTTTCTGGCATTTATTTTCCCTCGCCTTGAACATATTTTTGGAATCGTGTTTCGCTAGACAAAAAATCACGCGTCACGATTCCATGTTCTCACCGTTGTATTAAACTGTCGTGTATCATCTTACCTAACTATTTAACGCCGTTAACTATACGTTTCGAGGAATCGCGGAATAATAATCTAAAGGTGTTTAGCGGGTTGAGAATAAAAACTCATAATTTGTGtagatgtttttatatatatatatatatatattttttttttattcatatcttaACAGAATAAAAGCCTTCTAATTGAtacattttgcattttatcataaaataaaacgtaacATCGTTGCTATTCTTAGTACAATTCTTGTTAcccaaaaatatatcataacgTTGATTAATGTGAtatgacaaaataatttttatttcataagaaaTCTCAAAACATATATACTAACAAAATCTTTGATTCTCTATACGAATATAGGGATGTGTATTCgagtttatttgttatattgtaatttttggtCCTTATATTCTTTGCAACTTATTAAAGTTATCGATTTGACATTTAATAAGGTGAtgttagattataaaaaattagatattcagTGAACATACAACAcaaataaactttttctttaaataaaatgattcgtTACTCGAGCATATTGTATCATCATAATTATGGTAGTAATAATGACACTCGATTGTAATGCAATAGAGAACAGAAAGGTATAAaagtttaacaaaataattcgattttcaatCGAAGATTTTTGTTGCATATCTAAGATTAGTGAAATAGTAAAGCCTGTTAAaactttattgatttataatctaCATTTGTTGCGTTGAATTACCATTCcatgtattattttcatcgttaTCATCCCCACCTGATTGAAGTCTATGTATATTCCCTTCAGTTTTTATGGTTGTACTTCCTTGATTACCCAAATACCTTCTAACtaaactaaatttaataattatattaaatgtttgcaATTCATATtgcatttatgcaaatatttttataaatgtaaaaccTACCCTGATGTACTGGCAAAATTCTGAATGTTTGGTGAAATTGATCCCCCTGCATTATTACtatcctttttttcaatagcATTGCTTGATTGCTTTGATGTATTTTTTCGTATACCTCCGCTAAAATAACCTATTATGTAATAGTACACAGCTGTGAAAATTGCAAAAGTGGACCATACGAGTCGTGGTACAATACCAACATCTTGTGTAGATGTCACAGTAGTTGTCACGTTCGactgaaattataaatcgagACAATAAggagtattatatatatgataaaaatttaaaatttttcgtataaattgaaattacgtTTTTCAAAGGCAGAATTAAGATAACCGCTGTAGGAACTAATTCCAATTCTAAAAGGGTTTTATCATCATCCTCAGGCATTAATTCCCGTCTAGGGAAAGAGGTGGACATCGCAAATTGACGGAatggtaaattaatattctgaacAACGTAAGTACGCAAATCGCGTAAAGTATTTGTTGGTTCAAATTGTGCGATGTAAGGATTGCCTGATGGCAACCGAAATTGTATTCTACTGACAGTTGCCGTTGATATTGATGGCTCAGATGGTTCTGATGACTCAGATTGTTGTTGAACATGTTGCTAcgtttcgtaaaattatattttatcgatatataaaatgataaatttaacgaaaaattttttttttcataagaaaattatacacaCCTGTTGCATTGCTAgttctttttgttttctttctaatttatctTGAGCAATTTGTTGTAAAACTTTTTCTCTAGCTGCTGCATCAGCAGCTTTTTCCCTCATTCTTTCCTCATAAGCTTGtttcatttctaaatcttGTTGCTTTTGTCGCAATTTTTGTACATCACGGCCAATTTTGCGACGCTctatttccctttctctttcttttctttcttcctcttccacacgttgtttattttgcaatattattaactGTTGTGCTCTTGCTCTTTTTTCCTAAGGATAtacaatgttttaatatttttaattatcaattaaatgtttaaatgaaaaattccaaaataattcttctaataattCATACTTCTGCTGTTAATTCTTTAGTAGATGTTTCCTTTGTTTCATTAACTGAATTTGATGGCTCTTTTAAACTTGTAGATGGTTCTTCCTTAATatcatctttaattatattattactctcATTTTCTGGTGTAGATTGAGCTAATGGTACTTCTACATTTGATTCCATTACgttatcatcttttttatcttcttcaatcttttcattagaattaataCTGGTTGCAGCAGCTTTTTGTTCTGCATCTATCAAATTGATAGatgcatttttattctttcctaCTTTTGTTAAGACTAAATCAATTTTAGTAGCTAAATCACTTGCTGTCGTGCTACCAGCAATAATTTCCAAAGGTGTGCCATTTTCAccaataaagaataaagatgGCACAGGCACCAATTGATCTAATCAATGATGCttaggaaaatatataattttattaaaatttatgtattatgtaaaattttaataactcatatgcatgtatatataatatatatatatatatatatataatatatatatatatatatatatgaatcaaagttttttatataaccaTTATATCAAAGGATACAAATCTGAGCAAAAAATCTGTAGGTCTCAGATCCACTTTCTAATCGTATTGCTACAAAATGTTCTTGTTCCAAGCGACAAGAAACTTCTGTAGCATTGATTGCTTCGGCAACTTGTGCAGATGTATCATCTTTACCTATAAATATGGATTACaaggttatttattttataataataaagcatGCAAACTGTATTTATcaagatagaaaatataaaaaaagaaaagtttttaaaatgtatctaATCATAAATAcaagttaatattaatgaaaagtatataataatagattgaacaataacttaacctaacattacaaatatgtatatacctTCGATAAAAACGACAAAAATTGCTTTCCTGGATTTTGAGGTTGCCACTGCTTCATTGATACTACCTTCAAAccacttcattttttttgcaaaattaacaatatttgtattttattgtgctatcaattaataatg
Protein-coding regions in this window:
- the LOC107996232 gene encoding UBX domain-containing protein 4 — translated: MKWFEGSINEAVATSKSRKAIFVVFIEGKDDTSAQVAEAINATEVSCRLEQEHFVAIRLESGSETYRFFAQIYQLVPVPSLFFIGENGTPLEIIAGSTTASDLATKIDLVLTKVGKNKNASINLIDAEQKAAATSINSNEKIEEDKKDDNVMESNVEVPLAQSTPENESNNIIKDDIKEEPSTSLKEPSNSVNETKETSTKELTAEEKRARAQQLIILQNKQRVEEEERKEREREIERRKIGRDVQKLRQKQQDLEMKQAYEERMREKAADAAAREKVLQQIAQDKLERKQKELAMQQQHVQQQSESSEPSEPSISTATVSRIQFRLPSGNPYIAQFEPTNTLRDLRTYVVQNINLPFRQFAMSTSFPRRELMPEDDDKTLLELELVPTAVILILPLKNSNVTTTVTSTQDVGIVPRLVWSTFAIFTAVYYYIIGYFSGGIRKNTSKQSSNAIEKKDSNNAGGSISPNIQNFASTSGLVRRYLGNQGSTTIKTEGNIHRLQSGGDDNDENNTWNGNSTQQM